The proteins below come from a single Prolixibacter sp. NT017 genomic window:
- the gldD gene encoding gliding motility lipoprotein GldD: protein MGRRIHRMHLPIIIILVIMMMSMISCKHEYTPKPIGYFRIAFPKKAYHQMNENLPYTFKIPDYSSISRDSDYQAKPYWINIDVPSNKASIHISYKAVHGNLAKYTEESRMLAYKHAQKASAIDEKIYINRANKVYGTLYNIKGNVASPMQFYLTDSTRHFIRGALYIREIPNVDSLQPVINFLEQDVVQLVESTKWKDVK, encoded by the coding sequence ATGGGAAGACGAATTCACAGGATGCATTTACCAATCATCATTATTTTGGTGATTATGATGATGAGCATGATTTCATGTAAACACGAATACACACCGAAACCAATAGGTTATTTTCGTATTGCATTTCCGAAAAAGGCTTATCATCAGATGAATGAGAACTTGCCTTACACCTTTAAAATTCCGGATTATTCCAGTATTTCAAGAGACTCGGATTACCAGGCAAAGCCGTATTGGATTAACATCGATGTTCCGTCCAATAAAGCTTCCATTCACATCAGCTATAAAGCCGTACACGGTAATCTGGCAAAATACACCGAAGAATCGAGAATGCTGGCCTACAAGCATGCACAAAAAGCCAGTGCTATCGACGAAAAAATTTACATCAACCGGGCGAATAAAGTCTACGGAACGCTTTACAATATCAAGGGAAACGTAGCCTCGCCCATGCAATTCTACCTAACTGACAGCACACGTCACTTCATTCGCGGAGCACTGTATATACGCGAAATTCCTAATGTGGACAGCTTACAACCTGTCATTAACTTCCTGGAACAGGATGTTGTTCAACTGGTCGAATCAACCAAATGGAAAGACGTTAAATAA